Sequence from the Paenibacillus antri genome:
CCGGCATGCTCGGCCAACCGCTATATTTCGTAACCCCCGACGTCATCGGCTTCAAGCTGACGGGCAAGCTCGCGGAAGGCGCGACGGCGACCGACCTCGCCCTCACCGTCACGCAGATGCTCCGGAAGAAAGGCGTCGTCGGCAAGTTCGTAGAATTCTACGGCTCCGGCCTTAGCTCCATCACGCTCGCGGACCGCGCGACGGTCGCGAACATGGCGCCGGAATACGGCGCGACGATCGGCTTCTTCCCGGTCGACGCCGAGACGCTGAACTACCTGCGCGGCACGGCTCGCTCCGAAGAACAAGTCGCTCTCGTGGAAGCTTACTACAAGGCGCAAGGCATGTTCCGTACGGACAGCACGCCGGATCCGGTGTTCACCGATACGATCGAACTCGACCTCGGCAGCGTCGTTCCGTCGCTCGCGGGCCCGAAGCGTCCGCAAGACCGGATCGAGCTGACGGCGATGAAGGAAACGTATAACAACATCGTCCGCACGCCGGTCGACAAGGGCGGCTACGGCCTCAGCGAAGAGAAGTTGGCCGAAGTCGTCGACGTGAAGCACGAGGACGGCTCCGTCTCCAAGATGAAGAACGGCGCGGTCGTCATCGCGGCGATCACGTCCTGCACGAACACGTCCAACCCGAGCGTTATGGTCGGCGCGGGCTTGCTCGCGAAAAAAGCGGTCGAGCGCGGCCTCACGAAGCCGGGTTACGTGAAGAGCTCCTTGACGCCGGGTTCCCTCGTCGTTACGGAGTACCTGAAGAACGCGGGTCTCGTCGAGCCGCTCGAAGCGCTCGGCTTCCACGTTGCAGGCTACGGCTGCGCGACGTGTATCGGCAACTCCGGCCCGCTGCCGGACGAAGTGCAAGCCGCGATTACGGATAACGACCTGACGGTCGCATCGGTCCTCTCCGGCAACCGGAACTTCGAAGGCCGCGTGCATCCGGCCGTCAAAGCGAACTACTTGGCGTCGCCGCCGCTCGTCGTCGCTTACGCGCTCGCGGGCACGGTCGACATCGACCTGAGCTCCGAGCCGATCGGCACCGACAAGAACGGCCAACCGGTCTACCTGAAGGAGATCTGGCCGTCCTCGAAGGAAATCATGGACACGATCAACGACGCCATGAACCCGGGCATCTATGCCTCGAAGTACAGCGACGTCTTCCGCGCGAATCCGCGTTGGAACGAAATTCCGGTCGCCGAAGGCGAATTGTACGAGTGGGACGACAACTCGACGTACATCCAGAACCCGCCGTTCTTCGAGAACCTCAGCGAGCAGCTGGACGACATCCAAGGGATTCGCGGCGCGAAGACGCTGGCGCTGATGGGCGACTCCGTCACGACGGACCATATTTCCCCGGCCGGCAGCATCAAGGTCGATTCGCCTGCGGGCAAATACCTTATCGAGCACGGCGTGAAGAAGGATGACTTCAACTCGTACGGCTCGCGCCGCGGCAACCACGAAGTCATGATGCGCGGCACGTTCGCGAACATCCGTATCCGGAACCAAGTGGCGCCGGGCACGGAAGGCGGCGTAACGAAGTACTTGCCAACGGGCGAAGTCATGCCGATCTATGACGCCGCGATGAAATATCAAGCGGACGGAACGCCGACGGTCGTTATCGCCGGTAAGGAATACGGCACCGGCTCCTCCCGCGACTGGGCGGCGAAGGGCACGTTCCTCCTCGGCGCGAAGGCGGTCATCGCGGAGAGCTTCGAGCGGATTCACCGCTCCAACCTCGTCGGCATGGGCGTACTTCCGCTCCAGTTCGTCGAAGGGCAAAGCTGGAAGACGCTCGGCCTCGACGGTACGGAGACGTTCGAGATCGCCGGCCTGAACAACGACGTGACGCCTGGCCAGACGGTGACGGTGGACGTAACTCGCGCGGACGGCTCCTCCTTCGCGTTCGATGCGATCGTGCGCCTCGACTCCATGGTCGACGTCGACTACTACCGCAACGGCGGCATCCTGCAGACGGTTCTTCGTCAGCTGATGGCGTAATATCTAAAGTACAAGACACGCCCTGCGTTCAGCGGCCTCGCTGCTCGCAGGGTTGTTTTTTCGCCATTATATTCCTTGATAGTTATATAACTGAATGGTAATATATAATGCATGAAGAACAATACGTTATTCGAAATGTTGGCCGAACCGAACCGCCGCGCCATTCTCGAACGGTTACGGCGGAAGGAGCATACGGTCGGCGAGTTGGTCGCGGCGTCCGGCCTTAGTCAACCCGGCGTCTCCAAGCATCTGCGCTTGATGCGAGAGGCGGGCCTCGTCGTCGTGCGCCGTTCAGGCCGGGAGCAGCTTTACAGCCTGCGGCCCGAGCCGCTGCGCGAACTGGACGATTGGCTGCAGCCGTACCGACGCTTCTGGTCCTCCAAGCTGGATCGACTCGAGCGAAGCTTGGACGAAGAAGCCGCCGGTCCGGCATCCATCGACAAGGACAAGGAGTGAAGGGATTGTTAGCGAAAATTACGAAAACCGAATCCGGTCACCTGGCCGAATTCAAGAGAACGCTGAAGCACCCGCCGGAACGGGTATGGGCGATGCTGACCGTCAACGAAAAACTGTCGACCTGGTTTTCCGAGCTGCGAATCGAGGACCTTCGCGAGGGAGGCACGATCTCGTTCGACCTAGGCGACGGGACGTTCGAGGAAATGAAGATCCTCGAATTGAAGCCCTTCTCGGCGCTCGAATACACTTGGGGGAACGATCGGGTGAGGTTCGAGCTGTCGCCCGCGGCGGACGGCGGCACTTCTCTGACGCTGAAGGAATTCATCGGCGAGGTCAACGCCCACACACCGAGAGATCTCGCGGGCTGGGACGTATGCCTCGACGTCGTCGAAGCGCTCCTCGACGACCGCGACTTCGGCGACCGCAAGACGGCGTGGGAGCCGAAATACGAAGCCTACAAGCGAGCGTTGGAGGGCTAGAGCCGCTGCGTCGCCCGCATGCCCCGGCGATCGCCGGGGCGTGCGCAAGCTTAATTCGCCATTGCCCGATTTTTAATATTGCCCGTTCGGTTGATCTTTACCTCGACGCGAATATCCTTCAACGACTCCGGCGTAAGCTCGAGTCCCCCTTGGCTCCGAAGGCTCTTCCACTCCCGGTTTTTCTGCCGATACATAGCGGGCTCCAGCCGAAGCAAGTCCGCGTCTCGTTTCAGCCCCTCGTCGTACAAGCGACGAATCTGCTTCCGAACCTTCTCCTCCGCTTCCTTCTCCATCTCCGATTCCGTCTTGGGGGCCATCGACAGAATGAGCGCACCCGACAGTTTCACGTCGAGGGAGAACTCCGCCCTTCCGTTCCGGACCCGAGGATGAACGATCGTTTTCGGGTTTTCCAGAACGACGGCGGACTGGATCTCTCCCCCCGAATACAAAATCAGCGGCCCCCGATACGACTCCGGTTCGATCCAAGACAGCCCCTGTAAGTCATCTAGATTATACCGCCCCAGCAGCTTATGCTCTTTCATGGCGAACGCGCCGTCGACCATAAGCATTTCCTGAGGCCGATCGCCTTTTTTCCAACGGTTTTCCGATAAAGCGATTGAAGGGAGGAGCACCGTGCGACCCGGCTCTTGCATCTCCAACGTAAACCTGCGAATGCTCATCGGCCGGACGACGGACATCTGCTTGTACGTTTCCAGCGGTTGGTGCAGAACGGATACGGCCGGCGAAAAGGTAAAGATCGACGAAGTGCTGAAGATCTTGTCGATGGGCTTCGAGGTCCCGAAGAGCCATGGCGTATACCGGAGCTCGTAGTACCTGCCTTGAAACTCGTACACCTGCTTCATCGCGTCGCCGTCCTTCAGCACCTTCTCGCCGATCACGACGGCGTTAACATGCCCGTAGAAGATCCGGAGCTGCGAGGTGTGGTACAAATCTTCGATCGCGTTGATGAGGGTACGGCCCCGGCCGATGCCTACCCAAGCCTGCGCCTGTCCCGATTTCCCCGACTCGGACTTCGCGACGGAGGCGAAATCCAGCATTTGGCCGTACACGACGAATTCGCCGTCTTGAAGATCGTATCCGATCGCGGTTAAATAATTGATCTCCTGCAAGTCTTTAATATCCCAGCAGCCTGTTAGGAGCAAAGGAAGAAGACATAACGTCAACGCCGTCTTCGCGAACCCAAGCATCAGGACCCCCTCTTCTTCTGGCGCGTGCCGTCCACCGTGTCCAGCATGTCCGGACGCTTGTTCTTCTTCACCCAAGGTACTCGACTGAACACCAATATCACGTCTTTCCATGTCACGGGCGACAGCGGCGCAAGGTACGGCAAGCCGAAGGAACTTAACGATGCAAGATAGAGCAGGACGCCCATGATCGATAGCATGTAGCCATACATGCCAAGGAACGAGGAGCAAATCATGATGAAGATGCGGGAGATGCTGACGGCGAAGACGAGCGTCTGGTTGACCAAGGTGAAGCTGGCCACCCCCGTAATCGCCGCGACGACGATCAACGTCGTCGAGGCGAGACCCGCGCGAATGGCCGCTTCGCCCACTACGATCCCCCCGACGACGGCGACGGTCGAGCCGACCGCCTTCGGCAGCCGCTCCCCGGCTTCCCGGAACACCTCGAACATGCCGACCATCAGGAACGCCTCCAACGGACCGGGAAACGGGAGACCGATGCGGGACAATCCGATCGTAGCCAGCAGCGGGTAAGGAAGCTGGTCCACGTTATACGAGGTAGCCGCAATATAAAAACCGGGAAGGAGCAAGGAGATCAGCAGGCCGAAGTATCGGAAGATGAGCCCGAAGCTGGACGCCAAATACGGAAAATACGCGTCTTCGGCGGAACGAAGCATGAAAAACAAATTGCCCGGGGCGATGACGGCCGTCGGCGCTCCGTCGGCGACGACGGCGAAGCGGCCGCGGACGAGCGCATCCACGACGAAATCCGGACGGGTCGTGTAGCTGACCAAGGGAAACAAGGAGTACGAATGATCCGATATCATTTCCTCCAAAGGGCTGCTGCCCATGAGAATATCGACGTCGATCCCTCGCAGCCGCTTGCGGGCTTCCTCGATCGTCTCGGGATTCGCGATATCCGGAATATAGAGCAGCGCAACGCCGGTTTGACTGCGCTTGCCGATCGTGAACCGTTCGCAGCATAAGGAATTGCTGCGGAGCCGCTTCCGAACCAAAGCGACGTTCGTAGCCAACTCTTCCACGAAGGCGTCCCTCGGACCCTTAATCGCCATTTCCGTGCTCGACTCTTGCGGCGGCCGCTGCGGAATGTCGGCGAGATCCATTCCGTAGAGGGTGCCGTACCGTTCGATGTAGATGATCAATTGACCTGAAAACACCTGCCGAAGGAGGTCTTCCTTCTGCAGCCGTTTCACGTCCCATTTGTTTTCCAGCCGCATGCCTCCCTCGGTTTCCGGCAGCAACCGCTCCAACTGCGGAAGCACGATCTCATTGATTTGCATCGTCTTGATCATGCCGTCGCAATACAACAGGTAGACGACCGCGGGGCGTTCCCTCTCCCCCAACTCGTACCGCCTCATCATGAAATCGTCGGTGTCTCGAAACATCTCGCGGATCGAATCCGGCGTCAGATCTCGGTTCGTCTCAGCCATTCATCCTCACCTTCGTCCGCTTAGGGATAAGAACCAAAATAAACAGAACGCCCGCCACGACCGCCCCGAATGCAAGCGAAGACGGCAAATAGACGATCTTCATGAAATCGAGATATTGCGTATCGCTGAAAGGAAGCTCCGCGAGGACGACGAGCGCGACGCAGATCCCCGACAGCCAGACGAGGCTTCGCTTCGCATGCGGCTTCCCGTCCGTAATGAGCTCCACCATCAAATACACCGAAACGGAAATCCGGACGAACGCGCCGGACAGCCACTGATAAATCGACAGAAAGTCTACATGCTGAATGTATCTGCCGAGCGTTACGAGCCTCCACTCTTCGAAGGCGGGATACCTCATATTCGCCGCTTCGAAGGGACCGAACTCGGCGATCGCTCCGGTCGCCGGTCCCAAAATGAGCCCTACCAGGAAGACGCCCAATAACGCGATCTTCCAAAATTTAATTTGCGCCTTCGCTTGATGCTGCAGCAATAGGAGTACGACAAGCTCCGCTAACCCGCCGCCTACGTACACGCTGCCGTCGAGAACGGGGATCCATCCGTGCTCCAATATCGGGGTCAGAAAAATATACTCCTTACGCGGGAGATTCGCGCTCATGACGAAATCCCCGAACGCGATGACGAAGGGAAGCAAGATGCCCGACACGATCGCGATCGACCGAATGCCGAACCGAGCCGCGAAGAAGCACAGCGTCATCAAGGACAAGCTCAGCACGAGCTCCGGCGTTCGGGGCAAGTACGTCCCATGCGACCACGAGATCGTCTCTTTCAACGTAAGGGCCGAGATGCAAAAGAGGTAGAGTAGGAAGAGCAATCGCAGCGGCGCGCTCGCGACCCGTCCGAATCGCTCCTTCACCCACGGCAAGAGCGATTGCTGCCGGGTACGTTTCATAATAAAGCGCAGCGCCGCGATCCACGCCAAATACGGAAGGAGCGCGGCCAATACGCTGATCCATGCGTCCCGCTTCGCTTCTTGCAGCAGCGGGGGCAACACCATAACGTGGTTCATGAGCCCCACGCCCAGCATCATGATGCAGAAGATAGGGAAAATTCCAAGACCCGCAGACTTGTTAGGCATAGAAAAAACCCCTCGACGGTCATAATCGTTGCCGTTATGATCACCAAGGGGCGGAGAAATTACTCATATATGGAATTCTGCGATTATTTCATCATCTTGCCCATGCGTCTCGCGGCCTCGATCACCTGAGGAGCGATCTCCCGCATTTTCTCCGGATCGAGCCGGTTCGACGGCCCCGACACGGCGAGCGCCGCGGCGAGCCGACCGGCGCCGGCGAAGATCGGCGCCGCCACCGCCGCCGCGCCCGGCTCCCGCTCCTCGACGCTCGTCGCGTACCCGAGCGACCGAATATCCTCGAGGCGCCGCAAGAACGCCGCCCGATCGATCGACCCCGGCCAATCCGGTCCGTTCATCAGATTGTCCCGCACGCTCTCGTCCGCGAACGCCAGCAGCACCTTGCTGGACGCGCCCACGTACAGCGGAAGCCGAGCCCCGACCGGCGCCACCCGACGGATCGCTTGCCGGCTCTGCACCGCTTGGATTCGGATCCGTTCGTTCCCCTCGCGGATATAGAGGCTGATCGTCTCGCCGACGAGGTCCCGCAGCCGCTCCAACTCCGGCTGCAGCAGCGTTCCCAGATCGTCCGACTGCCCGGACAGCTGCGCCGACAGCTCCCATACCCGGAAGCCGAGACGGTACTTCTCCGTCGCCGCGTCGCGGACGAGGAAGCCCTTGCCCTCGAGCGAAGCGAGCAGCCGGTGGACGGTGCTCTTATGCAAGCCGACCTGCTCGGCGATTTCCGTCAACCCGAGACTCGTATGTTCGGTGAATACCAATAAAATATCCAAGGCGCGCTCGACCGCGCGAACCGTCATTTTCCCGTCTTCCATCCGTTCTGCCTCCATCGCTGCACTCGCATTGTTCCGTGGAGTGAAACTCATTTTCATATTATAAGTATACCACGTGAAACCGCTCCGTAAAGACGTCTTTCCGATCCCTTCGCCTCCGCCTTCCGGACCGGGCCGAATGTTACAGCCGCTTTACAATCGTCTTACAATTCCGGCAAATCCGTTGACCCTCGGTCGGGCCTTCCCTTACTATAAAGTTAACAGCATGAATCAAGGGGGTCGGCCCGATGGAACCTATCGCAACGACGACAATGCCTCTTTCCGCCAACACATACGAAAGCGCTTCCAGTGCGCTTCCGGGTACATACGGCTCTTTACCGCTCGGTCATCCCGGCCGACGCCGCAAGAGTCTATGGGCCTCCGTCGCCGGACTCGCCCTCGCCGTCGTCATCTTGGCGGCCGTCGGCGTCGTCGCGTTGTACGCCTACATCGCCTGGGTGCTCGCGCGTCCGACCGTCGCTCCGCTGCAATCCGACCCGCTCCAGGCGGCCGGCATGGCCTATGAAGACATCGCCTTCCTGTCGGATAACGGAGCGCACCGTCTGGACGGCTGGTACATCCCTGCGTCGACCCCTTCCGGAAAAACCGTCGTCTTCTCCCACGGCTACGGCGGCAATCGCGAAGAAATTTGGGTGCCGATCTACGAGCTTGCCCGCCTCGCGCACGATCAAGGCTTCAACGCCATCATGTTCGATTACGGCTACGTCTATAACAGCGACCGGGTCGTGACCGGCGGCGCGAAGGAATCGAGCGATCTGCTCGGCGCCGTACGATACGCGCGCGAACGCGGCGCCGACGAGGTCGTCGTCTGGGGCTTCTCCATGGGAGCCGGCACGGCGCTCCAAGCGGCGCTCCGCACGGACGACATCGACGCCATGATTCTCGACAGCACGTTCGTGCTCGAGCCGGATACGCTGTACCATAACCTGAAGCAGTACGCGGATCTGCCGCGGGAGCCGTCCCTTACGCTGCTGCGGTGGCTGTATCCGCTTATGAACGGCTCCGGCCTCGGCGAAGTGCCGTATCAGCGAATCAAGAGCACCGCGTACGACATCCCGACGCTTATGATTCATGGTACGCTCGACGAACGATCGCCGTACGAAATCATTCGCGACATCGCCTTGAACCAGACGGCCGCGAACGAACGATCCGAGTTCTGGCTCGTCACGAACGCGACGCACGAGCTCGTCTACCGGAAGGACAAAGCCGAGTACGCCGCGCGCGCGACGTCGTTCCTGAGCCGAGTGACGGAGCCGCCGCTCGCGACCGGCTCGTTGCGACAATGACCGGAATATCGACGGAAAAATGCGGGATGCTAATTCCATTATTGTGGAATGGTGGCATCCCCCGATGGAGAAAGAGCGAACGA
This genomic interval carries:
- a CDS encoding alpha/beta hydrolase, giving the protein MEPIATTTMPLSANTYESASSALPGTYGSLPLGHPGRRRKSLWASVAGLALAVVILAAVGVVALYAYIAWVLARPTVAPLQSDPLQAAGMAYEDIAFLSDNGAHRLDGWYIPASTPSGKTVVFSHGYGGNREEIWVPIYELARLAHDQGFNAIMFDYGYVYNSDRVVTGGAKESSDLLGAVRYARERGADEVVVWGFSMGAGTALQAALRTDDIDAMILDSTFVLEPDTLYHNLKQYADLPREPSLTLLRWLYPLMNGSGLGEVPYQRIKSTAYDIPTLMIHGTLDERSPYEIIRDIALNQTAANERSEFWLVTNATHELVYRKDKAEYAARATSFLSRVTEPPLATGSLRQ
- a CDS encoding SRPBCC family protein; amino-acid sequence: MLAKITKTESGHLAEFKRTLKHPPERVWAMLTVNEKLSTWFSELRIEDLREGGTISFDLGDGTFEEMKILELKPFSALEYTWGNDRVRFELSPAADGGTSLTLKEFIGEVNAHTPRDLAGWDVCLDVVEALLDDRDFGDRKTAWEPKYEAYKRALEG
- a CDS encoding Ger(x)C family spore germination protein; this translates as MLGFAKTALTLCLLPLLLTGCWDIKDLQEINYLTAIGYDLQDGEFVVYGQMLDFASVAKSESGKSGQAQAWVGIGRGRTLINAIEDLYHTSQLRIFYGHVNAVVIGEKVLKDGDAMKQVYEFQGRYYELRYTPWLFGTSKPIDKIFSTSSIFTFSPAVSVLHQPLETYKQMSVVRPMSIRRFTLEMQEPGRTVLLPSIALSENRWKKGDRPQEMLMVDGAFAMKEHKLLGRYNLDDLQGLSWIEPESYRGPLILYSGGEIQSAVVLENPKTIVHPRVRNGRAEFSLDVKLSGALILSMAPKTESEMEKEAEEKVRKQIRRLYDEGLKRDADLLRLEPAMYRQKNREWKSLRSQGGLELTPESLKDIRVEVKINRTGNIKNRAMAN
- a CDS encoding IclR family transcriptional regulator; this translates as MEDGKMTVRAVERALDILLVFTEHTSLGLTEIAEQVGLHKSTVHRLLASLEGKGFLVRDAATEKYRLGFRVWELSAQLSGQSDDLGTLLQPELERLRDLVGETISLYIREGNERIRIQAVQSRQAIRRVAPVGARLPLYVGASSKVLLAFADESVRDNLMNGPDWPGSIDRAAFLRRLEDIRSLGYATSVEEREPGAAAVAAPIFAGAGRLAAALAVSGPSNRLDPEKMREIAPQVIEAARRMGKMMK
- the acnA gene encoding aconitate hydratase AcnA, with the protein product MAKRDHYAVRKTLAVGSNQYRYYSLSDLESKFEGVSKLPFSIKVLLEAAIRQFDGRAITEEHVAQIANWASNKDDNKEIPFIPSRIVLQDFTGVPVVVDLAAMRDTVKKKGGDPKKINPLVPVDLVIDHSVMVDAFGTTKALEYNQKVEFERNEERYRFLRWAQTAFDNFRAVPPGTGIVHQVNLEYLASVAATKKVDGDTEVFPDSLVGTDSHTTMINGLGVVGWGVGGIEAEAGMLGQPLYFVTPDVIGFKLTGKLAEGATATDLALTVTQMLRKKGVVGKFVEFYGSGLSSITLADRATVANMAPEYGATIGFFPVDAETLNYLRGTARSEEQVALVEAYYKAQGMFRTDSTPDPVFTDTIELDLGSVVPSLAGPKRPQDRIELTAMKETYNNIVRTPVDKGGYGLSEEKLAEVVDVKHEDGSVSKMKNGAVVIAAITSCTNTSNPSVMVGAGLLAKKAVERGLTKPGYVKSSLTPGSLVVTEYLKNAGLVEPLEALGFHVAGYGCATCIGNSGPLPDEVQAAITDNDLTVASVLSGNRNFEGRVHPAVKANYLASPPLVVAYALAGTVDIDLSSEPIGTDKNGQPVYLKEIWPSSKEIMDTINDAMNPGIYASKYSDVFRANPRWNEIPVAEGELYEWDDNSTYIQNPPFFENLSEQLDDIQGIRGAKTLALMGDSVTTDHISPAGSIKVDSPAGKYLIEHGVKKDDFNSYGSRRGNHEVMMRGTFANIRIRNQVAPGTEGGVTKYLPTGEVMPIYDAAMKYQADGTPTVVIAGKEYGTGSSRDWAAKGTFLLGAKAVIAESFERIHRSNLVGMGVLPLQFVEGQSWKTLGLDGTETFEIAGLNNDVTPGQTVTVDVTRADGSSFAFDAIVRLDSMVDVDYYRNGGILQTVLRQLMA
- a CDS encoding spore germination protein, producing MAETNRDLTPDSIREMFRDTDDFMMRRYELGERERPAVVYLLYCDGMIKTMQINEIVLPQLERLLPETEGGMRLENKWDVKRLQKEDLLRQVFSGQLIIYIERYGTLYGMDLADIPQRPPQESSTEMAIKGPRDAFVEELATNVALVRKRLRSNSLCCERFTIGKRSQTGVALLYIPDIANPETIEEARKRLRGIDVDILMGSSPLEEMISDHSYSLFPLVSYTTRPDFVVDALVRGRFAVVADGAPTAVIAPGNLFFMLRSAEDAYFPYLASSFGLIFRYFGLLISLLLPGFYIAATSYNVDQLPYPLLATIGLSRIGLPFPGPLEAFLMVGMFEVFREAGERLPKAVGSTVAVVGGIVVGEAAIRAGLASTTLIVVAAITGVASFTLVNQTLVFAVSISRIFIMICSSFLGMYGYMLSIMGVLLYLASLSSFGLPYLAPLSPVTWKDVILVFSRVPWVKKNKRPDMLDTVDGTRQKKRGS
- a CDS encoding GerAB/ArcD/ProY family transporter, encoding MPNKSAGLGIFPIFCIMMLGVGLMNHVMVLPPLLQEAKRDAWISVLAALLPYLAWIAALRFIMKRTRQQSLLPWVKERFGRVASAPLRLLFLLYLFCISALTLKETISWSHGTYLPRTPELVLSLSLMTLCFFAARFGIRSIAIVSGILLPFVIAFGDFVMSANLPRKEYIFLTPILEHGWIPVLDGSVYVGGGLAELVVLLLLQHQAKAQIKFWKIALLGVFLVGLILGPATGAIAEFGPFEAANMRYPAFEEWRLVTLGRYIQHVDFLSIYQWLSGAFVRISVSVYLMVELITDGKPHAKRSLVWLSGICVALVVLAELPFSDTQYLDFMKIVYLPSSLAFGAVVAGVLFILVLIPKRTKVRMNG
- a CDS encoding ArsR/SmtB family transcription factor, with the translated sequence MKNNTLFEMLAEPNRRAILERLRRKEHTVGELVAASGLSQPGVSKHLRLMREAGLVVVRRSGREQLYSLRPEPLRELDDWLQPYRRFWSSKLDRLERSLDEEAAGPASIDKDKE